The following are encoded in a window of Alosa sapidissima isolate fAloSap1 chromosome 12, fAloSap1.pri, whole genome shotgun sequence genomic DNA:
- the LOC121678321 gene encoding uncharacterized protein LOC121678321 has product MYSKYRYQDDILSQLHFLCTDPEYRWKTATCILSLVVILSWLLGRWRQEDEDCGDPDSDLLMYLSSQINTLDTECLNSEELLKEITANIVNCTARKKAHKHDAYSSQSEDTDVGLSDLFSHNPILWETLSGPTQKSGRDHMFLQKSYDDPSSESEKTSHTSGLGRYVGLSDYSISTMSTTINSSSFSLCPTSSDISLSDEMSESDQSSLTTISTVTTASKCGLKVSRQRQLWKRAILFVRIVVMLLPQRLRQKKDVSFQEWKGEENVNCSDTSVTSDSHLDSSDNSFQHKRAMFEKYFKIAEAFNKQPKPLMPNQSQPVGQAQTDLKKENVENIMASVADGPPVLPCLGKEVTDALERSLKCNMGNVHLQNKVPLTCQDLYDNGSPPSSSELGKALESEITPLYSRHCRGDETKENVTARRPHFVVVADQNHERNDQTSFWEVKPVTIAANDQSLRLETADIKDNSSQEDSQKPNSPVKGRGTHKDMVDGIITLGGSSVELADKQKCQEEITFSQHQIPSGSGLNSCLKSASEPDLSTLSSREAKAQGVDKVALNPINLNLRQMYWERKMKTPTLYHPSLRMLTTNAHGQWSSKKHLEKETPPLEEARTLTFTKGIKGKLEFNIKQKVLYQLLGLPLVVQRSLDTTMRTSHMVKDLKMLPNSSEEETLRKLRQERTSLQKWNFPKRIVKSLKTFEMPMAMGLKNLSLCNDKKTKKSKMPLSNDNNQGPAIQDSCKRSDTDTETGNTGHSSHT; this is encoded by the exons ATGTATTCAAAATACCGATATCAAGATGATATCCTCAGTCAACTACATTTCTTATGTACCGACCCGGAATATCGTTGGAAAACGGCCACATGCATCCTCTCCCTAGTTGTGATTCTGTCTTGGTTACTCGGCAGATGGCGTCAGGAG GATGAAGACTGCGGTGATCCAGATTC AGATCTGCTGATGTATCTGTCCTCACAAATAAACACCTTGGACACAGAATGTTTGAACAGTGAGGAATTGCTGAAAGAGATCACAGCGAATATTGTGAATTGTACAGCGAGAAAGAAAGCCCACAAGCATGATGCCTATTCCAGTCAGTCTGAGGATACGGATGTTGGCCTATCAGATTTATTCTCTCATAATCCGATACTCTGGGAAACACTCAGTGGGCCTACCCAGAAGTCAGGGAGAGACCATATGTTCTTACAAAAAAGTTATGATGACCCAAGTAGTGAAAGTGAAAAGACGAGCCACACGTCTGGTTTAGGccgatatgtaggcctatcagactATTCCATTTCCACCATGTCAACTACAATTAATTCTTCATCATTCAGCCTTTGTCCCACGAGCAGTGATATCAGCCTGTCAGATGAAATGTCCGAGTCTGACCAAAGCTCACTTACCACTATCAGTACGGTAACAACAGCATCAAAGTGTGGCTTGAAGGTCAGTCGACAGAGGCAGTTGTGGAAACGTGCTATATTGTTTGTCCGCATTGTGGTGATGTTGCTTCCGCAGAGATTAAGACAGAAAAAAGACGTATCATTTCAAGAGTGGAAGGGAGAAGAAAATGTGAATTGCTCTGACACAAGTGTGACTTCAGACAGCCATCTCGATAGCTCTGACAACAGTTTTCAGCATAAACGGGCTATGTTTGagaaatattttaaaatagCAGAAGCTTTCAACAAACAGCCAAAACCCCTTATGCCTAATCAGTCTCAACCTGTTGGTCAGGCTCAAACAGAcctgaaaaaagaaaatgtagaGAATATCATGGCATCCGTGGCTGATGGACCACCTGTTCTTCCATGTCTTGGTAAGGAGGTGACAGATGCCCTGGAACGGTCTTTGAAATGCAATATGGGAAATGTTCACCTACAAAATAAGGTTCCGCTGACATGTCAAGATTTGTATGATAATGGATCACCACCATCTTCATCTGAACTGGGCAAGGCTCTTGAATCTGAAATCACACCACTCTACTCAAGACACTGTCGTGGTGATGAAACTAAAGAAAATGTCACTGCCAGAAGAccacattttgttgttgttgctgatcAAAATCATGAGAGAAATGACCAGACCAGTTTCTGGGAAGTTAAACCAGTTACCATAGCAGCAAATGACCAAAGCCTGAGATTGGAAACGGCCGATATAAAAGACAACAGCTCTCAAGAGGACTCTCAAAAGCCTAATAGTCCAGTTAAGGGAAGAGGTACTCACAAAGACATGGTTGATGGGATTATCACTCTGGGAGGCAGTAGTGTGGAACTGGCAGACAAGCAAAAGTGTCAGGAGGAAATAACATTTAGTCAACATCAAATTCCATCTGGGTCAGGTCTCAATAGCTGTTTGAAGAGTGCCAGTGAACCAGATCTGTCCACCCTCTCCTCCAGAGAAGCAAAGGCACAAGGCGTAGACAAAGTAGCTCTTAACCCGATCAACCTGAACCTGAGACAGATGTATTGGGAGCGAAAGATGAAAACACCCACACTCTATCACCCGTCCTTACGAATGTTGACGACCAACGCCCATGGTCAGTGGTCATCCAAGAAACATTTAGAAAAAGAAACACCACCATTGGAAGAAGCCAGAACTCTTACTTTCACAAAAGGCATTAAAGGCAAGCTGGAGTTCAACATCAAACAGAAGGTGCTGTACCAGCTTTTGGGTCTTCCGTTGGTGGTACAGAGATCTTTGGATACCACCATGAGAACATCACATATGGTGAAAGATTTGAAAATGCTTCCTAACTCAAGTGAAGAAGAAACTTTGAGGAAACTTCGCCAGGAAAGAACATCTCTCCAGAAGTGGAATTTCCCAAAACGTATTGTGAAATCACTCAAAACATTTGAGATGCCTATGGCTATGGGCCTCAAAAACCTCTCTCTTTgcaatgacaaaaaaacaaaaaaatcaaagatGCCCTTGTCAAATGACAATAACCAAGGCCCAGCCATCCAGGACAGTTGCAAGAGATCTGACACTGATACAGAGACTGGCAACACTGGTCATTCCTCTCACACGTGA
- the med8 gene encoding mediator of RNA polymerase II transcription subunit 8: MQQREEKQLEGAVESLTSRVAHVKNSLQSFIYKLENEYERLTWPSVLDNFALLSGQLNTINKLLKNDKTPSFRNQVIIPLLLSPDRDEDLAKLTEQRVPVFSHEIVPDHLRTKPDPDVEEQEKQLNAEAVRIGPDAAQKQIQTLNKLCSNLLEKLNNPREDRDSENAALRQNKPSFNPADTTALVAAVGFGKNLSKCRPPGPVAPGHPGQGNMMSGGPTLQQVTIGGASGHQGNIGGPVASQQTGQPGKMPSSIKTNIKSASASMHPYNR; this comes from the exons CAACGTGAAGAGAAACAGTTGGAGGGCGCCGTTGAATCGCTTACCAGCAGAGTTGCCCATGTGAAAAATTCCCTGCAGAGTTTTATCTACAAGTTGGAGAATGAATATGAACGACTAACATG GCCTTCTGTGCTGGACAATTTCGCACTCTTGTCTGGTCAGCTCAACACAATCAATAAGCTTTTGAAAAATGACAAGACCCCATCATTTCGGAACCAGGTCATTATACCCCTTCTACTGTCTCCAGACCGAGACGAGGACCTCGCT AAACTGACAGAGCAGCGTGTGCCCGTGTTCAGTCATGAGATCGTGCCAGACCATCTTAGAACCAAACCAGACCCTGACGTAGAGGAGCAAGAGAAACAGCTCAATGCTGAGGCTGTCCGAATTGGACCAGATGCTGCACAG AAACAGATCCAGACACTGAACAAACTTTGTTCAAATTTACTGGAGAAGTTGAACAATCCAAGAGAAGATCGTGATTCAGAGAATGCAG CTCTGCGGCAGAACAAGCCGTCTTTCAACCCTGCGGACACCACTGCACTGGTAGCAGCAGTGGGCTTCGGGAAGAACCTGTCCAAATGTAGACCTCCTGGACCTGTGGCCCCTGGACACCCAGGACAGGGGAACATGATGAGCGGTGGTCCAACCCTCCAGCAGGTCACTATTGGCGGAGCCTCTGGCCACCAGGGAAACATTGGGGGACCAGTGGCTTCCCAGCAGACTGGACAGCCTG GGAAAATGCCAAGCAGCATTAAGACGAATATCAAGTCTGCCTCAGCTTCAATGCACCCATACAACAGATGA